TGTCTTATAAAATAATGGCCGTGGATGATGACCCCAAGGTTTTAAAAATATTAAGACACTCCCTGACCAGGGAAGGGTTCGAGGTTATTTGTTTTGCAAACGGTTCGGAAGCACTGCGGGAGGCCAGAGAAAACCAACCTGATCTGGTAGTGCTGGATTTGATGCTGCCGGGAATGGATGGTTTTGAAACCCTGCAGAAATTAAAGGAAATTACCGATGTGCCGGTGATTATATTATCTGCCCGAAGTGATGAGGTGGACCGGGTGGTGGGCTTTCGAATGGGGGTGGATGATTATCAGGTCAAACCTTTCAGTCCCATGGAATTGGCGCTGCGTATCAAGGCGGTGCTGAGGCGCAGTGCCGCGGCTGTTAAGCATAATGAAAAGGTGCTAAAGTATAATGAACTGGTTATAGATTATAATAAAAGATTAGTACAAAATAGCGACCGGTTCATAAGTTTAACCCCCAAGGAGTTTGAGTTGCTGTGGCTGATGGCTTCCCACCCCAACCAGGTGTTTACCAAGCCGCACCTGCTTAAATGTGTTTGGGACAGTACGTACACAGGGGACGATAACACTGTTAACGTGCATATTCGCAGGTTGCGGGAAAAAATAGAAGATGATCCTTCCGAACCTGCGTATATCAAGACTGTGTGGGGCACAGGGTATAAATTCAGCGGCTGAACATGTTATTCGTATCCGCCGTTAGCGCTCTCGGGGTGATTGTAATAAAAGTGTAATGTTTTATTAAATTTTGCTTAATTATTTTTTAATATTGTGGTGGAAATGGCCTTGGGGGAAAATAAATTGATAAATGACAAACGAGTCGGCCCCGAAAGCAGTACACTGTCCGCAGAGCAATTGGAACATCACTATAATGCCTACTTTAATGTCCACCGGTTCAGGCTGCGGGAAATCAGGGCCCGGTTGTTAAAGGCGGATACATCCTATACCGATTTGACTTTTAGCTTGCTGCGGGCGCTAAAAAAAGAAGAGGCATGGGCTATGAATTCGGTTGTACTCCATAATAATTATTTTGAATCTCTGGGCTTGGGACAGAATAAGCCATCTTCGGGGCTCATCAATATGCTTATTAGAGACTTCGGCTCCGTGGAGGAATGGTTGGAGCAATTCATGGCGTTGGGCTTGGGCTCCCGTGGGTGGGTAGTCCTGGGCTTGGATCTGTGTGAAGGAAAGTTGGCAAACTATATTGCGGATGATCATTCGGAAGGTATTTGGCTGGTGTTCCCACTACTGGTGTTGGATGTATTTGAACACGCCTACCAAATGGATTATAAGTCGGCTAAAAATAAATATATAAAAAGGTTTATCGATAATGTTGATTGGCGGAGTGTTAATTTTAATTTAGAAACAGCCGGAGAGATATATAAGATAATTACCGCTCGGAAAGGTATAATGGTAAGCGAGTGATAAATAGGTTGCTTGAAAAAACACAAAATCCACGGCCTTATTGGTTGTGGATTTCTTTTATTTTACTTTACTTTTTTATTGATTTTATATAAAATAAGTATCACGGCCAAATTGCCATGAAATAAACATACCTCAACATAATCCTATCACACAATTATAAGTTTGTCAAGTTCTTGCCGGAAAACTATTGGACAATAAGCCTATTAATATACAGCCGGCCATCAAAAAACCTTTTTGTTGACTTTTACTTAAAAGCATAGTTGTGAAGCCTAAAACATTGAAAAGCGAGGAATCAGCATGTACGCTTTAAGGCCCCGGGTACCCTTTGCATACTCTAACAAACGTGATTTTTCGGTCAAGCTCACCGAGTGGATCGGGCAGGTGTTCTATGATATTTTGCCGGAGCACGGCTATGAGATACGTGAGGAACAAATTTATACGGCTTTTCAACTTGCGGAAGCGGTGTGTAAAAGTAAGGTGCATTTCGCCGAGGCAGGGCTGGGTACTGGTAAAACCTTTGCTTATTTACTAACCGCTGTCGCTTATGCCCGGCATAAGGGGAAGCCCGTCTTAATCGCCTGTGCTTCCACGGAGCTTCAGGAACAGCTAGCCGGGCGTAAAGGGGATATTGAGAAACTGTCACAGCTGCTATGTCTGGATATTGACGTTCGCATAGCCAAAGACCCGCGTCAGTATATTTGTGACGTTAAAGTCAATCGGTTTCATAACTCGTTTTGTGAACAGCCGAGTTCTGAGCTTAGCGGCTTATTGCGCTGGGCGGGGAAGACTGAGCGGGGTGAGCGCACGGAGGTACCCAGCGTGCCGGACAGGGTGTGGTCACAAGTTGCCTGGGATGAGGCTATGTCCTGCGAAACATGCCCGGCACGCGGTTTTTGCAAGCTGGTCAAAGCAAGAAACCATTACCGGTCGGCTCTGGACCTGATCGTTTGCGATCACGCCATCTTCTTTGACGATCTTTGGACGAGGGAGGAGCGAATTGCTGACGGTAAACTGCCCCTCCTGCCTGAATATTCAGCGGTTATCTTTGATGAAGGGCATAAGGTGATGCATTCAGCGGCTTTAAGGGCGGGCCGGCAGGTGGTCAAGGAGAACATTGACAGTATGCTCTTATCTATTGAACAAATTCAGGGAGCCAGAACATCTCTTATATCTGTTGCCTTTGCAATGGATAAAGCTAATTCGTGGTTTTTTAAGCTATTATACCGTTCGGCAGCTGGAAGTGAACAAACAGACCGGCTGACCGTGCGAATAAGTGCTGAACTGCTTAAAGCGGCGGATACACTGCGGCGTGCTCTTAATACCTTACACTTTGAATTGCAAAACGAGCAGGAGCTCCACCTCCAATCTCTTACAAATACACAGATACAAGCATATGAGGCTGAAGTGGAGCAAGCGGTGGCGGCTTTAGACCGGTTTGTGCGAAGTAAGGGTGAAGATGTCATTGTTTGGGCCGACCGGGGAGACCGCAATTTTTGGGTGGTGCCCCGGGATCTTGGCGGCATGTTAAACAAACACCTATTTGCCGGGAATCTCCCCGTAGTGTTTTCTTCCGCGACTTTGAGTAGCGCAGGAGATTTTAGCTATTTTGCGCGTATCCTTGGTTTAGAGGAGTTCTCAAGCTCATCCGCGGATAGTCCTTTTGATTATGAGAAACAGGTCGTAGTTTATCTGCCCCGGCGTTTGACTAACGGAGACCGGGAAAGCTGGTTTGTTAAGGCTTTGAGGCGGCTGGTTTCTTTATTGCGGCTTGTTCGGGGAAGGGCGCTGGTGCTGACCAATACGCCGTCCGAAGTGAGGAAAATTCGCATGGGGCTCAAAGATTTTCGTTTACCTTTTGAGTTTCTATGGGAGGATAGTGCGGAACGGGGCTACCTGGTTCAAAGATTCCGGGAAGAAATCTCGTCTGTTCTTGTTGGTTCCGGGTTTTGGGAGGGGATTGACGTGCCCGGTGAGGCACTATCC
This genomic interval from Desulfoscipio sp. XC116 contains the following:
- a CDS encoding response regulator transcription factor, coding for MSYKIMAVDDDPKVLKILRHSLTREGFEVICFANGSEALREARENQPDLVVLDLMLPGMDGFETLQKLKEITDVPVIILSARSDEVDRVVGFRMGVDDYQVKPFSPMELALRIKAVLRRSAAAVKHNEKVLKYNELVIDYNKRLVQNSDRFISLTPKEFELLWLMASHPNQVFTKPHLLKCVWDSTYTGDDNTVNVHIRRLREKIEDDPSEPAYIKTVWGTGYKFSG
- a CDS encoding Fe-Mn family superoxide dismutase, with the translated sequence MINDKRVGPESSTLSAEQLEHHYNAYFNVHRFRLREIRARLLKADTSYTDLTFSLLRALKKEEAWAMNSVVLHNNYFESLGLGQNKPSSGLINMLIRDFGSVEEWLEQFMALGLGSRGWVVLGLDLCEGKLANYIADDHSEGIWLVFPLLVLDVFEHAYQMDYKSAKNKYIKRFIDNVDWRSVNFNLETAGEIYKIITARKGIMVSE
- a CDS encoding ATP-dependent DNA helicase, with product MYALRPRVPFAYSNKRDFSVKLTEWIGQVFYDILPEHGYEIREEQIYTAFQLAEAVCKSKVHFAEAGLGTGKTFAYLLTAVAYARHKGKPVLIACASTELQEQLAGRKGDIEKLSQLLCLDIDVRIAKDPRQYICDVKVNRFHNSFCEQPSSELSGLLRWAGKTERGERTEVPSVPDRVWSQVAWDEAMSCETCPARGFCKLVKARNHYRSALDLIVCDHAIFFDDLWTREERIADGKLPLLPEYSAVIFDEGHKVMHSAALRAGRQVVKENIDSMLLSIEQIQGARTSLISVAFAMDKANSWFFKLLYRSAAGSEQTDRLTVRISAELLKAADTLRRALNTLHFELQNEQELHLQSLTNTQIQAYEAEVEQAVAALDRFVRSKGEDVIVWADRGDRNFWVVPRDLGGMLNKHLFAGNLPVVFSSATLSSAGDFSYFARILGLEEFSSSSADSPFDYEKQVVVYLPRRLTNGDRESWFVKALRRLVSLLRLVRGRALVLTNTPSEVRKIRMGLKDFRLPFEFLWEDSAERGYLVQRFREEISSVLVGSGFWEGIDVPGEALSLLVIWRLPFPLLDPLIEARRREAREGGLDPITAVDYPEMGLRLKQGCGRLIRKREDRGAIAILEPVLGASWEWTALGALPAGAKIVRNIDAFSNLWPRSTIKHIHYR